One Flavobacterium sp. 90 DNA segment encodes these proteins:
- a CDS encoding DUF6607 family protein produces the protein MISKSLYFSALMALTCSLGFSQDKKQQDIKSIKSMCGCYEVKFNFTETFKYPKDSITYKSSPTKHESALEWVELLEDTPNKIVMQHLLIVSDDMIIKHWRQDWLYENTDLYSFDKGTSWKYKKLDKKAVKGQWTQKVYQVDDSPRYEGSSTWVHVDGQDYWANVADAPLPRREQTIRNDYNVLKRRNIHEITATGWNHEQDNDKLVRDDSGKDVLLAQEKGLDVYTKVPDVKCIAAQKWWVANNALWKNVRDKWQTLFDRHQDLNLEAKVDRKALYSLLFDLKPDATKAETDAIINKFVK, from the coding sequence ATGATTTCAAAAAGCCTCTATTTTTCAGCCTTAATGGCTTTGACATGCAGCCTTGGTTTCAGTCAGGACAAAAAACAACAAGACATTAAGTCAATCAAATCAATGTGTGGTTGTTATGAAGTAAAATTTAATTTTACAGAAACTTTTAAGTACCCTAAAGATTCTATTACATATAAATCTTCACCAACTAAACACGAATCTGCATTAGAATGGGTAGAACTTTTAGAAGACACTCCAAATAAAATTGTAATGCAACACTTATTAATAGTAAGTGATGATATGATCATCAAACACTGGAGACAAGATTGGCTATATGAAAACACTGATTTATATTCATTTGACAAAGGAACTTCTTGGAAATACAAAAAATTAGACAAGAAAGCTGTTAAAGGTCAATGGACTCAAAAAGTATATCAGGTAGATGATAGTCCAAGATATGAAGGATCTTCGACTTGGGTACACGTTGACGGACAAGATTATTGGGCAAACGTTGCTGATGCACCTCTACCAAGAAGAGAGCAAACTATACGTAATGATTACAATGTTTTGAAAAGAAGAAATATTCACGAAATTACTGCTACAGGATGGAATCATGAGCAAGACAACGATAAATTGGTTAGAGATGACAGTGGAAAAGATGTTTTGTTAGCACAAGAAAAAGGACTAGATGTTTATACTAAAGTTCCAGATGTTAAATGTATCGCTGCTCAAAAATGGTGGGTTGCCAACAATGCACTTTGGAAAAATGTTCGTGACAAATGGCAAACGCTATTTGACAGACACCAAGACTTAAACTTAGAAGCTAAAGTTGATAGAAAAGCGCTGTATTCTCTTTTGTTTGATTTAAAACCAGACGCTACAAAAGCAGAAACAGATGCGATCATCAACAAGTTCGTAAAATAA